One region of Topomyia yanbarensis strain Yona2022 unplaced genomic scaffold, ASM3024719v1 HiC_scaffold_40, whole genome shotgun sequence genomic DNA includes:
- the LOC131695516 gene encoding uncharacterized protein LOC131695516: MEGFRTKQQLTTRRTTLLASLSRAEQFMERYNEERDKLEASIRLENLNMLWQALEEVQTELEDGEETNEGLVRNLNFRAHFEPMLFKIKAFLCSKIPPPISSHNDLPHNTNTRSTSALHGLKLPTISLPEFSGDYKDWLAFHDTFSALIHSNPDVADIQKFHYLRAALKGEAAQIVESIGISAANYKLAWDSLTNRYSNEYLLKKRHLQALFDTTEMARETASTLHAIVDEFERHVKILGQLDEPVDSWSTILEHLLCTRLHADTLAAWEDHASTLDKPTYKCLIGFLQRRMRVLESISVNQHHAIPSASSACIGDSEKTIHANILSHVATENVPFKCYVCDQHHPLIKCSKFERLPIAEKMSLMNANHLCLNCFRADHYARNCTSRYSCRFCRRRHHSLIHSAFADNLSRVNQNTVPSSSGSYPVTSTQTRDGPINESSMFSATTAVKLAKPGHHSPLPDAEKSILMLTVVLVVVDRYGKEHLARALLDCGSQPNIISERMVQILRLKRKRANVLIQGIGNQPQHVTQSVSTQVRFRKEDFALDVNFLVLEKVTSNLPACDVLIDDWCLPEKLFLADPNFNKRAGIDMIIGNEHFFSCFKTAARIELSNSLPTLVDSVFGWLVSGTATIFQPSHEVLHHSVTTVSLATLEESLERFWETEELPNQSNYSIDEQNCEQLYAANVARDSEGRYVVRFPRHPNFEEMLGESKAAAQRRFESLERRLYHDDQLQKEYSKFLHEYIALGHMRLVPPHDKFVSNQCFLPHHPVVKEASTTTKLRVVFDGSAQTSSGHSLNDALLVGPVVQDDLLSIILRFRTYPVALVADIEKMYRQVKLNTDDTPFQRILWRFCRQEPIQTYELLTVTYGLASSSFPATRTLQQLAEDEGRSYPLGGPALRKGFYVDDFIAGAQSVEEATQLRSELNELLSKGGFSLRKWTSNKLQVLQGLSADEIGTHSSLKFDKDETVKALGISWEPQRDILRFDTNISQKGKLTKRAILSEISQLFDPLGLIAPVIIRGKILMQHLWLESCGWDDEVPENIATKWKRYSEQLPLLTGFRVSRYAFLPNAEIQLHTFADASETAYEACTYARSVDPQCNISVQLLASKSRVAPLKRVTLPRLELCAADLAAKLHSRIIQALQINIASSFFLVRLHGYITMAEISAKHLENLHSQSSVGYSDCYPRSAMETCC, encoded by the coding sequence ATGGAAGGCTTTAGGACCAAGCAGCAATTGACAACGAGGAGAACTACGTTGCTCGCTTCGTTGAGCCGCGCCGAGCAGTTCATGGAACGATACAATGAGGAACGGGACAAACTCGAGGCATCCATACGCTTGGAAAATTTGAACATGCTTTGGCAAGCACTGGAGGAAGTACAGACGGAATTAGAGGATGGCGAGGAAACGAATGAAGGTCTGGTGAGAAATTTAAATTTCCGTGCGCATTTTGAGCCTATGCTCTTCAAAATAAAAGCTTTCCTTTGCTCTAAAATCCCTCCTCCTATCAGTTCACACAACGATCTCCCTCACAACACAAACACACGGTCCACCTCCGCTCTTCACGGTCTAAAACTGCCTACAATCTCGTTACCGGAGTTCTCTGGCGATTATAAAGACTGGCTAGCTTTCCACGACACATTTTCCGCGCTCATACACTCGAATCCTGACGTGGCAGATatccaaaaatttcattatctaCGCGCAGCTTTAAAAGGGGAAGCAGCGCAGATTGTTGAATCCATCGGAATTAGTGCCGCCAACTACAAACTGGCATGGGACTCTTTAACCAACCGATACTCCAACGAATATTTACTTAAAAAACGCCATCTTCAAGCGCTGTTTGATACTACAGAAATGGCAAGGGAGACTGCCTCAACATTGCATGCGATTGTTGATGAATTTGAGCGACATGTTAAGATTTTGGGACAATTGGACGAGCCAGTTGATTCATGGAGCACTATTCTGGAGCATCTTCTTTGCACACGTTTACACGCTGACACGTTAGCAGCTTGGGAGGATCACGCATCAACTTTAGACAAGCCCACCTACAAGTGTTTAATTGGCTTCCTTCAGCGTCGCATGCGGGTACTGGAATCGATTTCGGTCAATCAACACCATGCAATTCCATCCGCATCCTCAGCATGCATTGGTGATTCGGAAAAGACCATTCATGCAAATATTTTGTCTCATGTAGCGACTGAGAATGTTCCGTTTAAATGCTATGTCTGCGACCAACACCACCCCTTAATAAAGTGTTCAAAGTTCGAACGGCTCCCGATAGCCGAGAAAATGAGTCTAATGAATGCAAATCACTTGTGTCTGAATTGTTTCCGTGCCGATCACTATGCGAGAAACTGTACATCCAGGTACAGTTGCAGATTTTGTAGAAGACGTCACCACTCACTCATCCATTCAGCATTTGCCGATAACTTAAGCCGAGTTAATCAAAATACTGTCCCTTCATCCTCAGGAAGTTACCCAGTAACATCGACACAAACGCGCGATGGTCCCATTAATGAATCTTCGATGTTTTCCGCGACAACTGCCGTCAAATTAGCGAAACCTGGCCACCATTCACCGCTGCCTGATGCCGAGAAGAGTATTTTAATGCTGACGGTGGTTCTGGTTGTAGTCGATCGATATGGGAAGGAACATTTGGCTCGAGCTTTGCTGGACTGTGGTTCGCAGCCAAACATAATTTCCGAAAGAATGGTACAAATCCTTCGGTTAAAGCGAAAAAGGGCGAATGTGCTTATTCAGGGAATAGGTAACCAGCCACAACATGTAACTCAATCCGTTTCCACGCAAGTCCGGTTTCGCAAGGAAGATTTCGCTTTGGATGTGAACTTCTTGGTTTTGGAAAAGGTAACGTCAAACTTACCAGCCTGTGACGTGCTTATTGATGACTGGTGTCTTCCCGAGAAATTATTTTTGGCTGATCCAAATTTCAACAAACGAGCCGGAATTGATATGATTATCGGAAACGAACACTTTTTCTCATGTTTCAAAACAGCTGCAAGAATTGAGCTATCCAATTCCCTGCCGACGTTAGTGGACAGCGTCTTCGGATGGTTAGTTTCAGGAACAGCGACTATATTTCAACCCTcacatgaagttttgcatcacTCCGTTACCACTGTTTCACTTGCTACCCTCGAGGAAAGTTTAGAACGGTTTTGGGAAACAGAAGAGCTGCCAAACCAATCCAATTATTCCATAGATGAGCAAAACTGTGAGCAGTTATATGCAGCGAATGTTGCCAGAGATTCTGAGGGAAGATACGTGGTGCGATTTCCCCGCCACCCCAACTTCGAAGAAATGCTTGGGGAGTCTAAAGCGGCTGCACAGAGACGTTTTGAATCACTAGAGCGAAGGTTGTACCACGATGACCAGCTGCAAAAAGAATATAGTAAATTCCTTCATGAGTACATAGCTCTTGGACATATGCGCCTGGTTCCACCCCACGACAAATTTGTTTCCAACCAATGTTTCCTCCCACATCACCCGGTTGTCAAAGAGGCAAGCACGACAACCAAGCTTCGCGTCGTTTTTGACGGATCAGCCCAGACGTCATCAGGTCACTCTCTTAATGACGCACTGCTGGTAGGACCAGTAGTACAAGACGATTTACTTTCAATCATTCTAAGATTTCGTACATATCCTGTAGCATTGGTCGCGGATATCGAAAAAATGTACCGTCAAGTAAAACTAAATACTGATGATACACCATTCCAACGTATATTATGGCGCTTCTGTCGGCAAGAACCAATACAAACTTACGAACTTCTAACAGTTACCTACGGCCTCGCTTCCTCATCGTTTCCTGCAACTAGAACCCTCCAACAGCTTGCCGAAGACGAAGGAAGGTCGTACCCCTTGGGAGGCCCAGCTCTGCGGAAAGGCTTTTACGTTGATGATTTCATCGCCGGAGCTCAATCAGTGGAAGAAGCAACACAACTACGATCTGAGTTGAATGAACTGTTATCCAAAGGCGGATTTTCTCTGCGaaaatggacatcgaacaagcTCCAGGTTCTACAGGGCCTTTCGGCGGATGAAATTGGAACTCACTCATCTTTGAAGTTCGACAAGGATGAAACTGTCAAAGCTCTCGGCATCTCATGGGAACCTCAAAGAGACATATTGAGATTCGATACTAACATCAGCCAGAAAGGAAAGTTGACAAAGCGAGCAATACTTTCCGAAATTTCACAACTTTTCGACCCTTTGGGTCTGATCGCTCCAGTTATAATACGCGGAAAAATTCTAATGCAACACCTGTGGTTGGAGTCCTGTGGATGGGATGATGAAGTTCCCGAGAACATAGCAACGAAATGGAAACGATACTCCGAGCAGCTACCATTGCTAACTGGTTTTAGAGTGAGCCGCTATGCCTTTCTGCCGAACGCCGAGATTCAACTACACACGTTTGCAGACGCCTCCGAAACAGCCTATGAAGCATGTACATACGCAAGATCCGTCGACCCTCAGTGCAATATTTCAGTACAACTGTTGGCTTCAAAATCTCGTGTAGCACCGCTCAAGCGGGTTACTCTTCCTAGGCTGGAGTTGTGTGCCGCTGATCTTGCCGCAAAACTCCATTCCAGGATAATCCAAGCACTGCAGATCAACATCGCCTCATCGTTTTTTTTGGTCCGACTCCATGGTTACATTACAATGGCTGAAATCTCCGCCAAACACCTGGAAAACCTACATAGCCAATCGAGTGTCGGCTATTCAGACTGCTACCCACGGAGCGCAATGGAAACATGTTGCTAG
- the LOC131695517 gene encoding uncharacterized protein LOC131695517, producing the protein MRSVIRGCYQCARVSPVPASQYMGQLPLARITPSRPFTASGVDYAGPIYLKPIHKRANAAKAYICIFVCFSTKAVHIELVSDLSTPAFIAALRRFIARRGRPTDIFSDNGKNFEGAKNELKHLYHWLGGNEGEAIQPHCANEGINWHLNPPKAPNFGGLWEAAVKVAKNHMYRQLRNSRLSFEDLNTVLTEIEAAMNSRPLVPLSEDPNDLACLTPAHFLIGSTMHFIPETNIMDVQMSRLNHYQSMQRLFQQFWHHWRGEYLQEMQKCTKLTGENNELRIGRLVVIVDEFQHPVKWPLARILFIHPGPDQLTRVVTLRTARGVLKRPITKICLLPCESYDESAANGSAHRDTSVMRPINHDNERTASVASRLH; encoded by the coding sequence ATGAGAAGCGTTATCCGAGGATGCTACCAATGCGCCCGAGTGAGTCCTGTTCCTGCGAGTCAATATATGGGGCAACTACCTCTAGCTCGAATTACTCCAAGCCGCCCGTTCACTGCTAGTGGAGTGGACTATGCCGGCCCAATATATTTGAAACCTATCCACAAGAGAGCAAACGCAGCGAAGGCATACATTTGtatatttgtttgctttagTACAAAGGCCGTTCACATTGAGTTGGTAAGCGACCTCTCCACGCCAGCCTTTATAGCCGCGCTACGACGTTTCATCGCCCGGAGAGGTCGTCCAACTGACATCTTCTCGGACAACGGCAAGAACTTCGAGGGTGCCAAAAACGAGCTCAAGCACCTATACCACTGGCTCGGAGGCAACGAAGGGGAAGCCATTCAGCCACACTGCGCCAACGAAGGCATCAATTGGCACTTAAATCCGCCAAAGGCTCCCAACTTTGGCGGTTTATGGGAAGCTGCAGTGAAGGTTGCTAAAAATCATATGTACCGCCAGTTGAGAAATTCCCGTTTGTCATTCGAGGACTTGAACACAGTCCTGACAGAAATCGAAGCCGCAATGAATTCTCGACCATTGGTGCCACTTTCCGAAGATCCGAACGATTTAGCCTGCCTCACTCCGGCCCATTTTCTAATTGGGTCGACAATGCACTTCATACCAGAAACCAATATAATGGACGTTCAGATGAGCAGATTGAACCACTACCAATCCATGCAGCGTCTATTCCAGCAATTTTGGCATCATTGGCGCGGCGAGTATCTGCAAGAGATGCAAAAATGCACAAAATTAACCGGAGAAAACAATGAGCTACGTATTGGACGCCTCGTGGTAATCGTCGACGAATTTCAGCATCCAGTGAAATGGCCGCTCGCGAGAATTCTCTTCATCCATCCAGGACCGGATCAGCTTACGAGAGTTGTAACACTACGAACCGCTCGCGGCGTCCTAAAGCGGCCGATCACTAAAATTTGCTTGCTTCCTTGTGAATCCTACGACGAGTCTGCAGCAAATGGTTCAGCGCATCGTGACACCAGTGTGATGAGGCCGATAAATCACGATAATGAGCGGACGGCTTCAGTCGCTTCACGTTTACATTGA